The DNA region AAATAATAACTCGAATGTGTGTGTATACCCTACTCGGTTTGAGAAATACAGCATTTCTAGGACTAGAAAGTGCTTAAGAACTTGAACCCTGGAGGCAGCTAATTATGTAGGGATCTCAGCACATGTCATCTTAGCTGTGGAATCATGGGCAAAATACTTAAatttctgtgcctccattttctcagccttaaaaaaaaaaagtaggagtaCATACTTATTTATCAGGTTTTTAAGATGATTGAGTGAGTATGAAAGATAACTAGAAAAAAGCCTGACAAAATAAAAAGCCTTGTATATCCAAGGTTTTCTGTGTGCTCCCCCAAACCTCTTCCCCCCAGAGGTAAAACCTCTCTTGAGTTTTGTGGCTTTAAACCATTGCATTTATTTATAGATTTACCATAGATCTATGTTTTTCAAGCTTTACTGTAATAACCTGGAAAACTGGACCCCACTCTGAGTATATAATTCCAGGGATGGTCTAAGGCGGGTCCCGGGGTCTGTATTTTCAACAAGCCCACAGACTGATTCTCATGCTGGTAATTGGCATAGTAACACTGCCTTAAGTTCTGCCCGATTGGGAGATATCCTTTTCTGGATAGAGGAGGGAAAAgtctaaaaatcaaaaagaaaaactttccagACAAGATCTAAGAACAGGACCCACAGCTTGGGGGCTACCCTATGTTACATTCCACCTAAACAAACAAATTGAATACCTGGTAGGTGCTAGGGAATGTGGTGAGCCCTttctaacttatttaatcctcatggcaaCCCCTAGAGGTTAGTGATAAATATAATGAGAACTACTTTAGGTGAGGGTTCagtaaactttttctgaaaaatggccaaatagtaaatattttaggtcttTCAGGCTATACAGTTGGTGTCACAACTAGAAAATGGCGATGGTTTTTATAATAGAATCTTCAGTATGGAGCTACTGGGAAAATAAACTGAGATAATCCTTATAAAGTACTTAGCATGGGACCTAGTGTTCAAAAACtgttagctatcattattattattgaaaatggGAGTCAGAGAGGCACTTTCTCCAGGATTGCTCGGAGAAAGAGTACCTTGCCTGAAGACTTGTGTGTCTGGTCCCTATGGCTAGATTCCTCATTACAGATGAGTTCATGTGGCCGTCCCAGTTTTGCTGTCATTATACTTCTCTGATTATCTCTTCTTGCTTGACTCCATGCTCTGTAGAATCTTCTGATTATAATTTggcttcaatttgcatttcctatAGAGACATAAGGGACTGACCAGAGGATTGACTGTCCAGACCCCATGATGgctattttttcctattataaataaGCGAATTGATATTCTGGTTTACACTTCAGTCTCTTGGTGTTGGGATAGCATCCACATAGCTCTGGGCTCCCATATGATGGGTTCTTGGATCTGGCTCAGTTCTCCAGAGCTCTGCTTCCCTAAGGCCCCACCTAGGGAAGTGGTGGCGGTTCCAAGCCTCATCTTAGTTGTCAGCCCCAAATCACTGCTTTGTAGGCATAACTGGCCCTGTGGtcaagttttattttccattcatcttTAATAAAGTTGTTTTGGGAGATACCATTCCTGTACCAAAGGAAACGAAggaaggacatttgggtttgTCCACAGTTAGGCGGAACCCTGCAGGCATATGAGGTCAGGTGTTGGGTGATGAAGGCATTGTGGTTAGAGAACCCAGTGGGATTTCAGGCTGAACTGGGTTAGAGTCTCCTATTCAGCCACCCTCACCTCCCGTCCCAGAGCCTGTTGTGGTTCCAGTGTTGGGACGCACACATTGGGTTTTCCCAGGTAAGCTTGTACTCTTCCTGAGCCCCAGAGCCTGAGGAGGAACACAAGCAGGGGCAGCCGGGGACCAGCCAGCAGTCTCTGGCACCTGTCCAGGTACCAAGCTCTGCCTGCTGGATTAGGGCTATCCCAACAGCTGATTCTGTGATCCTCTTAGGGAGGCAAATGGGGATTAAAGGCAATCTAATCCCAAGAGCTGGGGATCCCCATGTGAGGCCACCAAGAACTGTCATCCAGACCTGTTCTTGGGCTGATACTGACCACAAGAGGGCCTGGAAGAGGCCAACAGATCTTTGAAGGAAGCCATGCCCACTGGGCAGTAGGTCCACATCCACTCCTCTAACGTCCACCCTCCACCACTTTGGGACTGCTTTCTGGGCACTTCCCACCAGAGTGTTATGATTCTTCAAGACTCTGACTGGTTGTCAGTTCCCCCGATTCTGTTGGCCCACCCATCTAAGGTGGGGACAGGGACTCTCCTATGTGCTCCTGCAGCCTGTCCCTACTGAAACTCTCATTGCATTATGTGGCAGTTTTCTGACGACACATCTGTTCCTCTCACCAGAGCatcagctccttgagggcagaagcTCTTTATTCATCAGCAGAACCCAATATGTGGCGCTCAGTCATACATGAAGAAATTACAAGGAATCGTCTCCACTGTGTGTCCCCACTTAGTTTCCCCTTCACTTGTTAATTCTGCCTTGGAAAGCAAAGTAAGATAAAAACCCCTAACATGAAGTCTTCCCAGGGCTGATATCATCAGAGGATCTCTGAGAGGTCAGGAATTAGGATAATACTAGCATTATCCTATTAATAATATTATGATGCCAATATTATCCCCATTCTGAgtctgaggaaactgaagctgagtTGAATGACTTGCCATGACTGTATGACTAGAGATATCAGAACCCAAATCTTTGAACTCCTAAGTTCAAGCTCCTACTCTTCAgctgtttagtttttaaatttagaacATCACATCCTACATGTAGGCTAGGtattgttatcttcatttttgtGACTAGGAAATCCAAGTTCCTAGTATGTAAACGACTTGCTTTAGTCCACACAGCCAGGAATGATAGAGCCAGGATACGTGCCCAGATCTGTATGACTCTAAGGCTCATGCTCTTGTACCATGCTGCTTCTCCCTCAGTACGGGAGGGTTTGAGCTGAGAGAAAACAGGCCAAGAGTGGATGGATAACTGGGGAGGTGAGAACCAAAGCTAACCTAGACCTTTTGTCATCCACCCCTTCTCACCCCAGGCTGTGGAAACAGTGCCCTGAGCTACGAACTAttccttgggggcttccctgatgtgACCAGTGTGGACTACTCATCAGTAGTGGTGGCTGCCATGCGGGCTCGATATGCCCACGTGCCCGAGCTGCGCTGGGAGACCATGGACGTGCGGGCactgggcttccccagtggctccTTTGACGTGGTGCTCGAGAAGGGCACGCTGGATGCCCTGTTGACTGGAGAACAGGATCCCTGGAACGTGTCCTCTGAAGGTATCCACACTGTGGACCAGGTGCTGAGTGAGGTGAGGGAGCACCAAGGGAAAGATGGCTGATCAAGAGGTGGGGATGAGGGGTTAAGTTTCTAGGAGACTAGAAGAACTCAGAAGCCAGAAGGAGGCATGGTTTGGAACAAGTAGTGGGTCCCTTCGGGACTATAGTTACCTGAAGGAAGCGGGTGTTAAGCTGGATCGAGATTGAAGGGGGCTGGAGTGGCCAGGCTCACAGAGGCTGAGGATTGAATACTGTGTTGCCATAGAGATGAGGTAGCGGCCAGGTTCCAAGTAGGGAAGGTAAGCAGCTGACAGGAAGCCAGTGCCCCCTGCACCTGACATCACTCCTATGCTCCTACCTGTTTAAAATATAGCCCTACCTCCGTGGAACAACCAGGGGCAGAGAGGAAGCCTCACTCTTTTGCCATGGAAAGCCCTGAGCCCTGAGCTACCGGATGGAGGGTAGTACCTGAGATTTCGCTGGGAGGGCATCTGGGGCATACTGACCTTTGAGAACCTGGAGATGGGCTTCTCACCAATGGCTTCTCTATCTGCCTTTCAGGTGAGCCGAGTACTGGTCCCTGGGGGCCAGTTCATCTCAATGACCCCTGCTGCCCCCCACTTTCGGACAAGACACTATGCCCAAGCTCGTTACGGCTGGTCCTTGAGGCATGCAACCTATGGCAATGGTTTCCACTTCCATTTCTACCTCATGCAGAAGGGCAAAGAGCTCAGTGTGGCCCAGCTGGCCCTTGGGGCCCAGATCCTCTCACCTCCTagacctcccaccccaccctgcttcCTCCAGGACTCAGATCATGAGGACTTCCTCAGTGCCATTCAGCTGTGAGGCCAGAAGCATGGTTCTCCTGCCTTTCTGCCCCAGGCTCAAGTATTCGGAATTCCTGACTCAGGGCTTAAGGTCAGGTCCAAAGTGCCCACATCCCAGGGGCCTCATGCCTAACTAAGACAGAGCTGATGGGAGCAACCCCACATGAGAAAAATACAGGCTAGGTCAAACTAGATCCCAAATCTCAGGTTTCTGACTTCCTTCTTAGGCTCCTCAGATCTCTCCTGGATTCCCCAACTTCCTCCCCCACCATACTGAACCATCAGTGATTCATCCCCAGGGGCAAATCTCAGCACAACCCCTGTGCATGCCAGCCAGACTTGGAGACTTGTATCCCTGGGGCCTGTTACTGACCCCCATTCAACCTGGATTTATTCATAGGGGGCTGCAGACTTTGAATCTAGATTGCTTCTgaccccagctccagccccaacTCCGGTGACCTATCCTGCTCAGGCTGTATTATTTACCCAAGGAGGCCACGCTGTAATGATGTTCCCAGGCCAGGCTGACCTGCCTGTGTTTACTTGGCAACACTTCTCTGTCAGTTACATGCACCTGAGATTCCCAAGTATTTGCTCCCCTCCCCAAAAAGAATTGGAGCCATTTTGGGCTGGCTCCTATAGCAAACCAAAGCAGCagctacacacacacgcacacacaggggGGTCTGTGTTTATTCACACACTCCTGGTACAGTGAGGATGGAGGAACATTTACAAAGGACATCCCTGGGGTTGAGAATATCTCCAGGGCTAGGGCTACAGGTGTCATCCAAAGATGCAATGCAGCCCCCATTTGGATTCCCAGGGGCAGGACGCAGGGGTCCAAGGTAAAATCAGACCTGCGCCCTTGGAAGGTGATACCTTGAGGGGAGGGGTCTACCAGAGAGCCGCCTGGGGTCAGCCATGGGCAGACTGGTCATATGATTGGTTACCATGTTAGGGGCTTGTCCCATCCCAGCCTCAACACCCATCCTATCTGCCAGGCGCAGAAGAGCGTGGCCGAGACCGTGGGCGGGGAGGGCATGAACCACGAGGGGAATCAGTAAACAAAGAGTcggatataaaaatacaaatgtgcTGAGGAAGTCCCTTAGAAAGAGGCTGAGGCTGGGGTCACGCCAGACAGGGGTGGAGGGTGAGGAGCGGCCTGGAGGGCTGGGCTCAGGTGGGTGGGAAGCTCATGCAAATGTGCAGCCAAACATCCCTGGCCGCGTGCGAGGTCCGACACCGGCAGGCAGCGGGTCTGCGGACCAGACCTGCCTgagaggggcggggcaggggagcCGTGCGGGAGGGGACGGGCCGGGGCTGAGGGCCGCGGGTCTCTGTCCGTTCCGGTGTGCGGGGTGGGGCTGCGGCCCGAGGTTCTAAAGTGCATGAGCGCGGCGGCGGGCTCCGGGCCGGTCCGCGCCGCCGCTACCGCCGCCGCCGTGGTGCTGAAGCGGACAGCTCCGGAGTgcctggcggcggcggcggcagcgacTATGACCCGAAAGCGGCGCGGCCCTGCAGCCCCCGCCCGCGAGCGCCTGGgccggggcggcggggggggccGGCAGCCGCATCGCCGGCCCGCGGTCCTGGCCGCCGCGGGGCTGGGCCCGGAGCCCGCCGCCTGAGCCGGCGCGTCTACACTCCGGACGGCGGCTTCTCCCCCATCCCTTTCAGCACGTCGTCTATCCGGTCATCCTCGATCACCACTGCGCAGGGAGAAAGCGCGTCAGCCGCGCGGTCTCGGGGGGCGGCGG from Phocoena phocoena chromosome 4, mPhoPho1.1, whole genome shotgun sequence includes:
- the EEF1AKMT4 gene encoding EEF1A lysine methyltransferase 4, which produces MGCPGAWAPLPELPEKNCGYREVQYWDQRYRDAADSAPYEWFGDFSSFRDLLEPELRPEDRILVLGCGNSALSYELFLGGFPDVTSVDYSSVVVAAMRARYAHVPELRWETMDVRALGFPSGSFDVVLEKGTLDALLTGEQDPWNVSSEGIHTVDQVLSEVSRVLVPGGQFISMTPAAPHFRTRHYAQARYGWSLRHATYGNGFHFHFYLMQKGKELSVAQLALGAQILSPPRPPTPPCFLQDSDHEDFLSAIQL